The proteins below are encoded in one region of Stieleria sp. JC731:
- a CDS encoding DUF4416 family protein, protein MAEVLYVEPVVRFCAVISRYETLREAAIERLRAEWGTITRRSEPLPFVAGGYYTSSMGEDLRKVLVSFGDPIQADSMSAWKLWTNEVEAELANDGFPETRPVNLDPGYITQAKLVLATTKDRDHRVYLRDGIFGEITLTYTAKKWVHHRWSYPDYRTEAVAKFATDCRNDLRQFLQQSTGFRQRTGDSPS, encoded by the coding sequence GTGGCAGAGGTGCTATACGTCGAACCGGTGGTCCGTTTCTGTGCTGTCATCTCGCGGTACGAAACGCTTCGCGAAGCAGCGATCGAACGTCTAAGGGCAGAGTGGGGAACAATCACTCGGCGAAGCGAACCGCTGCCATTCGTCGCCGGTGGCTACTACACCAGTTCGATGGGTGAAGACCTTCGTAAAGTGCTTGTCTCTTTCGGCGACCCAATCCAAGCTGATTCCATGTCCGCTTGGAAACTCTGGACGAATGAGGTGGAAGCGGAACTGGCAAACGATGGTTTTCCAGAAACGCGTCCGGTCAATTTAGACCCGGGTTACATCACTCAAGCAAAACTGGTTCTTGCCACGACAAAAGACCGTGACCACCGTGTCTATCTTCGAGACGGTATCTTTGGTGAGATCACGCTGACTTACACCGCTAAGAAATGGGTGCACCATCGCTGGTCCTACCCAGACTATCGCACCGAAGCGGTTGCCAAATTCGCAACGGACTGCCGGAACGATTTGCGTCAGTTCCTGCAACAGTCGACCGGTTTCCGGCAACGCACCGGTGATTCGCCAAGCTAA
- a CDS encoding sulfite exporter TauE/SafE family protein, whose protein sequence is MDSEVSLLVGTAFSVGMLHTLMGPDHYVPFVAMSRSQGWSMRKTIAITAVCGIGHVLGSVVIGSLGLLLGTAVFHLESLESFRGDGASWLLIGFGLAYLTWAIAQRVRGISHHHEHIDDTVHGPSGDHHHHSVTPWVLFLIFVFGPCEVLIPLLMYPAAEANVSAILMVVAAFTVATLGTMLVSVLGLTYGLKFIRMPKMHEYGHTAAALAVLGCGTLMKVGL, encoded by the coding sequence GTGGATAGCGAAGTAAGCTTGCTGGTCGGGACCGCATTTTCCGTCGGAATGTTGCACACACTGATGGGGCCGGATCACTATGTGCCATTCGTGGCGATGAGTCGAAGCCAAGGATGGTCGATGCGGAAAACGATTGCCATCACAGCCGTTTGCGGTATCGGGCATGTGCTGGGATCGGTTGTGATCGGCTCGTTAGGATTGTTGCTCGGTACAGCGGTCTTCCATCTGGAGTCGCTCGAATCGTTTCGAGGTGATGGGGCTTCGTGGCTGTTGATTGGGTTCGGTTTGGCCTATTTGACTTGGGCGATTGCTCAGCGAGTGCGTGGAATTTCACACCACCATGAACACATCGATGACACGGTTCATGGTCCTTCTGGAGATCACCACCATCATTCGGTCACCCCGTGGGTTTTGTTCCTGATCTTTGTTTTCGGCCCCTGCGAAGTGCTGATTCCGCTATTGATGTATCCCGCGGCCGAAGCGAATGTCAGTGCAATCTTGATGGTCGTTGCGGCGTTCACGGTCGCTACGCTAGGCACGATGCTGGTTTCAGTTTTGGGGCTGACATACGGACTAAAATTCATTCGCATGCCTAAGATGCACGAGTACGGGCATACCGCTGCGGCATTGGCGGTTTTAGGCTGCGGCACGCTGATGAAGGTTGGCTTGTAG
- a CDS encoding serine hydrolase, with product MSLSSISQCLPRPLLFAMLLSFAAITEASDDYSQAIKTLKEAVIHEVQQKDLPAFSIAMIDGDHTVWAEGFGFQDADGKVKATAETVYRVGSVSKLFTDIAVFQLVEQGKIDLDVPVQRYLPEFNPTNPYGVPLTLRQMMSHRSGLVRESPVGNYFDPTEPSLSDTVASLNQTSLVYPPETKTKYSNAAVAVIGAALEKQLSTTHPERVKSSILDPLKMNSSDFVVQPGMEPKIATGWMRTYDGRRFEAPTFLLGTGPAGNLYSSVLDLSKFVRCLFKDGQTDDGQILRPASLQEMTTPIQDSEGNAQGFGLGFHVQSLDGYKKIGHGGAVYGFSTQLEALPERKLGVVAASSLDGTNGVVRRLSDYALRLMIAVQDDQPLPEYSRTVSVPRERAKSLLGRYKEIDGDRFAIVNELDGDVYLQRGSFRHQVRSDSKSGALVIDDEISYGTKLQLASDQSLSIGDLTLSREANSPPNEIPDRWKGLVGEYGWDHNTLYILEEHGQLYALIEWFYYYPLTELGKDEFAFPDYGLYHGEGLKFLRDENGMATEVVAAEVKFLRREVGTKDGETFKIEPVQPIDTLREGALAAKPPTEAGKFYDSNLVEVIAFDPEVNLDIRYATTNNFTGAVFYKQPRAFMQSDAAKAVADANQKLKSHQLGLLIHDAYRPWHVTKMFWDATPGEFKDFVANPANGSRHNRGCAVDITLYERETGEPIQMVAGYDEFSNRSFPLYPGGTARQRWYRDLLRRTMESVGFTVYEFEWWHFDYKDWKKYRIGNATFEELLAK from the coding sequence ATGTCGCTGTCTTCGATATCACAGTGTCTGCCCCGCCCGCTTCTGTTCGCGATGCTGTTAAGCTTCGCTGCGATCACCGAGGCTAGCGATGATTATTCCCAAGCCATCAAAACGCTAAAGGAAGCAGTGATTCATGAAGTCCAGCAAAAGGACCTGCCCGCGTTTTCGATCGCGATGATCGATGGTGATCACACCGTTTGGGCCGAAGGGTTCGGATTTCAAGATGCCGATGGGAAGGTGAAAGCGACGGCCGAAACGGTCTATCGTGTCGGTTCGGTTTCGAAGCTGTTTACAGATATCGCTGTCTTTCAGCTTGTCGAACAGGGCAAGATCGATTTGGACGTTCCGGTTCAACGCTACCTTCCGGAATTCAATCCTACGAATCCTTACGGGGTACCGCTGACGCTTCGTCAGATGATGTCTCACCGATCCGGTTTGGTGCGTGAGTCACCGGTGGGGAATTACTTTGACCCGACCGAGCCATCGTTATCGGACACCGTGGCAAGTTTGAATCAGACGTCACTGGTTTATCCGCCCGAAACGAAAACGAAATACTCCAACGCTGCCGTTGCGGTGATCGGCGCCGCTTTGGAAAAACAACTTAGCACGACGCATCCTGAACGCGTTAAATCCTCGATCCTTGATCCGCTCAAAATGAATTCGAGCGACTTTGTCGTGCAACCCGGAATGGAACCGAAGATTGCAACGGGCTGGATGCGGACCTACGACGGTCGGCGATTCGAAGCACCAACTTTCTTGTTGGGCACCGGGCCGGCGGGCAATCTGTACTCCAGTGTGTTAGATCTATCCAAGTTTGTTCGTTGTCTGTTCAAGGACGGTCAGACGGACGATGGACAGATCTTGCGACCGGCATCACTTCAAGAGATGACGACACCGATCCAAGATTCCGAAGGGAATGCGCAAGGTTTCGGTCTGGGGTTTCATGTTCAAAGTCTAGATGGATACAAAAAGATCGGTCATGGTGGCGCCGTCTATGGGTTTTCGACACAACTCGAAGCTTTGCCAGAACGCAAGCTTGGTGTCGTCGCGGCGTCGTCGCTGGACGGAACCAACGGAGTCGTTCGGCGTTTGAGCGACTACGCATTGCGATTGATGATCGCAGTCCAGGATGACCAGCCATTGCCGGAATATTCTCGTACGGTTTCGGTTCCTAGGGAACGAGCAAAGTCGCTTTTGGGGAGATACAAAGAGATCGATGGTGATCGTTTTGCGATCGTCAATGAGCTCGATGGCGATGTTTATCTGCAGCGTGGATCGTTTCGCCACCAAGTTCGTAGTGATTCCAAATCAGGTGCCTTGGTTATCGATGATGAAATCAGCTACGGGACAAAGCTACAGCTTGCGTCAGATCAATCGCTGAGCATTGGTGATTTAACACTGAGTCGAGAGGCGAACTCTCCGCCAAATGAGATTCCTGATCGCTGGAAAGGGCTGGTGGGTGAATACGGTTGGGATCACAATACGCTTTATATCTTGGAAGAGCACGGCCAGCTGTATGCGTTAATCGAGTGGTTCTACTACTATCCGCTGACGGAGCTAGGCAAGGATGAGTTCGCGTTTCCTGACTATGGCCTTTACCACGGCGAAGGCTTGAAATTCCTTCGCGATGAAAATGGCATGGCAACCGAAGTGGTCGCTGCCGAGGTCAAATTCCTGCGGCGAGAGGTGGGAACGAAAGACGGAGAGACCTTCAAGATCGAACCGGTCCAACCGATCGATACTCTTCGCGAGGGAGCCTTGGCTGCAAAGCCACCGACAGAAGCCGGCAAGTTTTACGATTCCAACCTTGTCGAAGTCATTGCGTTTGATCCCGAAGTCAATCTTGATATCCGATACGCGACGACGAACAACTTTACCGGTGCGGTGTTCTATAAGCAGCCGCGTGCATTCATGCAGTCGGATGCGGCCAAAGCGGTTGCCGACGCAAATCAGAAACTAAAGTCTCACCAGTTGGGATTGCTTATTCATGACGCTTATCGCCCTTGGCATGTCACGAAGATGTTTTGGGATGCAACACCGGGAGAGTTCAAGGATTTTGTTGCCAACCCCGCAAACGGGTCGCGACACAACCGGGGTTGCGCGGTCGATATTACTCTGTACGAGCGCGAAACAGGTGAGCCGATCCAGATGGTCGCTGGGTACGACGAGTTTTCAAATCGCTCGTTCCCTTTGTACCCCGGAGGGACGGCGAGACAACGTTGGTACCGTGATCTGTTGCGACGAACGATGGAGTCCGTCGGGTTCACGGTTTACGAATTCGAATGGTGGCACTTTGACTACAAGGATTGGAAGAAATATCGGATTGGCAACGCGACTTTTGAAGAGCTACTGGCGAAGTAA
- a CDS encoding VOC family protein: MTSTAKFVQAFPYQDDVLALPVKDIDEASAWYSKHFSMTEVQRIDSPTPTVILERDGTQIGFAINGGDATQDGAAVLVNEIETIREQFEGEGLNIGDWRIDDRDGKKFKVFFVVAPDGLCYYFHEPLADDIS; encoded by the coding sequence ATGACTTCTACAGCAAAGTTTGTCCAAGCTTTCCCGTACCAAGATGATGTACTCGCGCTACCAGTCAAAGATATCGATGAAGCGTCTGCTTGGTACAGCAAACATTTCTCAATGACAGAAGTCCAACGGATCGATTCGCCGACTCCGACGGTGATCCTAGAACGCGACGGAACCCAGATTGGGTTCGCGATCAACGGTGGCGATGCGACACAAGATGGTGCCGCAGTCTTGGTCAACGAAATCGAAACGATCCGTGAGCAATTTGAAGGCGAAGGCCTAAATATCGGTGACTGGCGAATTGATGACCGGGACGGAAAAAAGTTCAAAGTCTTTTTTGTCGTCGCACCGGACGGACTGTGCTACTACTTTCACGAGCCACTCGCCGACGACATTTCCTAG
- a CDS encoding sulfite exporter TauE/SafE family protein: MNIAGYALLIAAGFFAGIVNTIAGGGSFLTLPALMFFGLDPKLANGTNRVAVLFSSSAAVATFHKHGHLDRKLAQQLTWPTMFGVPVGAIAAVYLPANAFEPVFGVIFIAMAFLLAKNPKRLAKSMVPSRDSERWIKPIFFAIGVYVGFIQAGMGILVLLAMSWTTGGDLLASNAVKNWVAFLVTLTATIVFALYDLIQWGPGLAMAFGNLLGGVVGAKLAIKKGNRLIFWFLIVVMILTGTKLLVAQFI; this comes from the coding sequence TTGAACATTGCAGGCTACGCACTACTGATCGCGGCAGGTTTTTTCGCAGGCATTGTCAACACCATCGCCGGTGGTGGTTCTTTCTTAACGCTGCCGGCTTTGATGTTTTTTGGACTCGATCCGAAGTTGGCAAACGGTACCAACCGAGTCGCGGTTTTGTTTTCTAGCAGTGCTGCTGTGGCAACGTTTCACAAGCACGGACACTTGGATCGTAAGTTGGCTCAGCAGCTAACCTGGCCGACGATGTTTGGGGTTCCTGTTGGCGCGATTGCTGCTGTCTATCTTCCAGCGAACGCATTTGAACCTGTCTTTGGTGTCATCTTTATTGCGATGGCGTTTTTATTAGCCAAGAATCCGAAACGCTTGGCAAAATCGATGGTGCCTTCGAGAGATTCAGAGCGTTGGATTAAGCCGATTTTCTTCGCGATTGGTGTCTACGTCGGGTTCATTCAGGCCGGGATGGGGATCTTGGTCTTGTTAGCGATGAGTTGGACGACTGGAGGCGACTTATTGGCCAGCAACGCGGTGAAAAACTGGGTTGCGTTTCTAGTCACGCTAACGGCAACGATCGTGTTCGCGCTCTACGACCTGATTCAATGGGGCCCTGGACTAGCGATGGCATTCGGGAATCTGCTGGGAGGCGTGGTGGGGGCGAAGTTAGCGATCAAGAAAGGCAATCGACTAATCTTTTGGTTTTTGATCGTGGTGATGATTCTTACCGGGACGAAGCTATTGGTCGCCCAGTTCATTTAG
- a CDS encoding aspartate kinase has protein sequence MSLIVQKFGGTSVADVEKIRAAARKAIRAQHQGNRVVMVVSAMGKNTDRLLELAGEFGPNPPAREMDMLLSTGEQVSVSLVAMAIASLGSRAVSLTGGQIGLHTDSSFSKARIRSISTERIEKLLDDGNIVVAAGFQGIDDEMNITTLGRGGSDTTAVALAAVLGADACEIYTDVDGVYTTDPRLLPEARRVDVISYDEMLELASLGASVMHNRSIEFAKKFGVPIHVRSSFSDAQGTMIVAEQESESAPVSGAAMTPDEARVTVLGVPDIPGKSLQIFSAIAERKIAVDMVVQNIGDGGKADVSFTVQRADLAATLAALEPILAKVGADGITHDDNLSKVSVVGANMADQAGVACQMFRALADAGVNIHMITTSEIKISALVERDQASEALRAVHQSFKLHEAPTDAKSWSQIKADREARGVEVETLISRLRDDALEALTLTGISLLDKQARVTLSGVPDVPGIAADMFERIGNAGISVDMIVQGYDGEDGSTSVSFTVGEDALDASLKVANEIAASHGMRGVQGESGIAKVTVSGIGLRSHTHVATLLFRTLSESDINVEMIGTSELQVNAVIDSKKAETAKSGLEKVFAGSLY, from the coding sequence ATGTCATTGATCGTTCAAAAGTTCGGCGGAACCAGTGTCGCCGATGTCGAAAAAATCCGTGCAGCAGCCCGCAAAGCCATTCGCGCGCAACATCAGGGCAACCGGGTTGTCATGGTGGTTAGCGCGATGGGAAAAAACACCGACCGCTTGTTGGAATTGGCTGGTGAGTTCGGCCCGAATCCGCCGGCGCGCGAGATGGACATGCTGCTAAGCACTGGCGAACAAGTCAGTGTTTCTTTGGTCGCGATGGCGATCGCTTCCCTGGGAAGCCGCGCCGTGAGTTTGACCGGCGGTCAAATTGGGTTGCACACCGACAGCAGCTTTAGCAAAGCGCGTATCCGATCGATTTCGACCGAGCGGATCGAAAAGCTTTTGGACGACGGAAACATCGTCGTCGCGGCTGGATTCCAAGGGATCGATGACGAGATGAATATCACCACGCTCGGACGTGGTGGCAGTGATACAACCGCGGTCGCGCTCGCCGCGGTATTGGGCGCCGACGCATGTGAAATTTACACTGATGTCGATGGTGTTTACACAACGGATCCTCGGCTCCTGCCCGAAGCTCGTCGTGTCGATGTCATCAGCTACGACGAGATGCTGGAATTGGCAAGCCTCGGTGCGAGCGTGATGCATAACCGTAGCATCGAGTTTGCGAAAAAGTTTGGCGTGCCGATCCATGTCCGCAGCAGTTTTTCGGATGCCCAAGGCACCATGATCGTTGCCGAACAGGAGTCCGAATCCGCACCTGTCAGCGGTGCGGCAATGACGCCCGATGAAGCCCGTGTGACGGTCCTTGGCGTTCCGGACATTCCGGGCAAGAGTTTGCAGATATTTTCGGCAATCGCCGAACGCAAAATTGCTGTCGATATGGTGGTGCAAAACATCGGCGACGGTGGCAAAGCAGACGTTTCGTTCACGGTTCAACGCGCCGATTTGGCCGCAACACTGGCTGCACTGGAACCGATTCTTGCCAAGGTCGGTGCAGACGGTATCACTCACGATGACAACCTCAGCAAGGTATCAGTCGTCGGTGCAAACATGGCCGATCAGGCAGGCGTCGCTTGCCAAATGTTCCGCGCATTAGCCGATGCCGGCGTCAACATTCACATGATCACAACCAGCGAAATCAAAATCAGCGCGTTGGTCGAACGTGATCAAGCGTCGGAGGCTCTTCGTGCGGTTCACCAGTCATTCAAATTGCACGAGGCACCGACTGACGCAAAGTCATGGAGTCAGATCAAAGCGGACCGCGAAGCGCGTGGTGTCGAAGTCGAAACACTGATCAGCCGGTTGCGTGACGATGCACTCGAAGCGTTGACGCTGACCGGAATTTCGTTGCTCGACAAGCAAGCACGCGTCACGCTTTCTGGTGTCCCGGACGTGCCCGGAATTGCAGCCGACATGTTCGAACGGATCGGAAACGCCGGAATCTCGGTGGACATGATTGTCCAGGGCTACGACGGCGAAGATGGCTCCACCAGCGTAAGCTTTACCGTTGGCGAAGACGCCTTGGATGCGAGTTTGAAAGTTGCAAACGAAATCGCCGCTTCACATGGCATGCGTGGTGTTCAAGGAGAATCCGGGATCGCCAAAGTCACCGTCAGCGGCATTGGACTTCGTAGTCACACCCACGTTGCGACCCTGCTGTTCCGAACGCTCAGCGAATCCGACATCAACGTCGAGATGATCGGAACGAGCGAGTTGCAAGTGAACGCCGTCATCGACAGCAAGAAAGCCGAGACTGCCAAAAGCGGGCTTGAGAAGGTCTTCGCAGGTTCGCTGTATTAA
- a CDS encoding pyridoxal phosphate-dependent aminotransferase, translating to MHPWIAQRTTTFDASGIRKVFDLAAKLKDPINLSIGQPDFDVPESIQDAAVEAIRSGKNAYSPTQGIAPLREALAKEIGAKYSHADRDVFVCSGTSGGLMLSMMSMVDPGDEVIYLDPFFVMYPALLKMCGGVPVPIDSYPSFELDPDKIAAAVTDKTKMILLNSPANPTGVTATAEQLEAVAKLAQEKGIALISDEIYSRFHYDGEFVSPAQFNPETIVIDGFSKSHAMTGWRVGYVHGPREIIATMLKVQQYSFVCSPQPAQWGAVRAMEVSLDGHIADYRRKRDLICELLQDQFEFTKPGGAFYLFAKAPNGEGGEAFVHRAIERGLLIIPGNIFSSKDSHFRISFAATDETLRKGAALLCELAQG from the coding sequence ATGCATCCTTGGATCGCACAACGCACAACGACATTTGACGCCAGCGGTATCCGCAAAGTATTCGACTTGGCGGCCAAGCTAAAAGATCCGATCAACCTTTCGATCGGTCAACCAGACTTTGACGTTCCCGAATCGATTCAGGATGCGGCAGTCGAAGCGATCCGAAGTGGCAAAAACGCATACTCCCCGACCCAGGGGATTGCTCCGCTTCGCGAGGCGTTGGCAAAAGAGATCGGCGCCAAGTATTCGCATGCAGATCGAGACGTCTTCGTCTGCAGCGGGACCAGCGGCGGTTTGATGCTTTCGATGATGTCGATGGTTGATCCCGGTGACGAAGTGATCTATTTGGATCCGTTCTTCGTCATGTACCCGGCACTGCTGAAAATGTGTGGTGGTGTGCCGGTCCCGATCGATTCCTATCCGTCATTCGAACTGGATCCTGACAAGATCGCGGCGGCAGTCACTGACAAGACAAAGATGATCTTGTTGAACAGTCCGGCCAACCCGACCGGCGTGACGGCGACGGCCGAGCAGTTGGAAGCGGTCGCGAAGCTTGCCCAGGAAAAAGGGATCGCGCTGATCAGTGACGAGATCTATTCGCGATTTCACTACGACGGTGAATTCGTTTCGCCAGCACAGTTCAACCCCGAAACCATCGTTATCGATGGATTCAGCAAGAGCCACGCGATGACCGGATGGCGGGTTGGCTATGTGCACGGGCCGCGAGAAATCATTGCGACCATGCTTAAAGTCCAGCAGTACTCCTTCGTTTGTTCGCCACAGCCCGCCCAGTGGGGAGCGGTTCGTGCGATGGAGGTTTCGCTGGATGGTCATATCGCGGACTATCGGCGAAAAAGGGATTTGATCTGCGAGCTACTTCAGGATCAATTCGAATTTACCAAGCCAGGCGGGGCGTTCTACTTGTTCGCCAAGGCTCCCAACGGCGAAGGCGGCGAGGCGTTTGTGCATCGGGCAATTGAGCGTGGATTGCTTATCATTCCCGGAAATATCTTCAGCAGCAAAGACAGCCACTTCCGGATTAGCTTCGCAGCAACTGACGAAACGCTCCGCAAAGGTGCCGCATTGCTTTGTGAATTGGCGCAAGGTTAA
- a CDS encoding cofactor-independent phosphoglycerate mutase — protein MKYVIVIPDGCADEPIEALGGKTPLQAATLPNMDSIAKRGVLALSNNTPAHYPAGSEVANLCLFGYDPDQYFTGRAPLEAAAGGISLGPNDFAVRCNLVTIEDQIMIDFTADHISTEEATELLRDAGEKLLGEFGGRFEFVPGVSYRNLLIYRGEEGIAAPFSTETRTRAPHDITDLPVTDDFPRGPGSDLLVKLMNGSAEVFADHPINKKRVAEGKRPATNVWLWGLGGAPSMPSFEDRFGVKGAMITAVDLLRGIAALAGWPRIEVKGATGYLDTDYAAKGQAAVAALDDYDLVCVHIEAPDEASHEGRHDAKIEALQEIDRHIVGPLAEALQNSGEHRILVMPDHPTFCSTKKHTHGMVPLAMAGSGIDADSQETYDEVAAEAAGKRFDQGWDLMDEFIVPSKVTS, from the coding sequence ATGAAGTACGTCATCGTAATCCCGGATGGATGTGCGGACGAACCGATCGAAGCCCTCGGTGGCAAAACGCCATTGCAAGCGGCAACGCTTCCCAACATGGATTCCATCGCAAAACGCGGGGTGCTCGCACTTTCCAATAACACACCGGCGCACTACCCGGCGGGAAGCGAAGTCGCGAATTTGTGCCTGTTTGGCTATGACCCGGACCAATATTTCACCGGCCGAGCACCTTTGGAAGCCGCAGCGGGGGGCATCAGCTTAGGCCCTAACGACTTCGCAGTGCGTTGCAATCTGGTCACCATCGAAGACCAGATCATGATCGATTTCACTGCCGATCATATCAGTACCGAAGAGGCGACTGAGCTACTGCGTGATGCGGGTGAAAAGTTGCTCGGTGAATTCGGCGGTCGATTCGAATTCGTCCCCGGTGTCAGCTATCGGAATTTGTTGATCTACCGTGGCGAAGAAGGCATCGCGGCACCGTTTTCGACCGAAACCCGAACGCGAGCGCCTCACGACATTACGGATTTGCCGGTGACCGATGATTTCCCACGCGGTCCGGGAAGCGATCTGCTGGTGAAGCTGATGAACGGGTCAGCTGAAGTGTTTGCCGATCACCCGATCAACAAAAAGCGAGTCGCCGAAGGTAAACGCCCAGCGACCAATGTATGGCTGTGGGGCTTAGGTGGCGCACCGTCGATGCCCAGTTTTGAGGATCGTTTCGGTGTCAAAGGGGCGATGATCACGGCGGTCGACTTGCTCCGCGGGATTGCTGCTCTTGCGGGTTGGCCAAGGATCGAAGTCAAAGGGGCTACCGGCTATTTAGACACCGACTATGCTGCCAAGGGTCAAGCCGCGGTCGCTGCCCTGGACGATTACGATCTGGTCTGCGTTCATATCGAGGCACCCGACGAGGCGTCACACGAAGGACGTCACGACGCAAAGATCGAAGCGTTGCAAGAAATCGATCGGCATATCGTTGGCCCACTTGCCGAGGCTTTGCAAAACTCCGGCGAGCATCGAATCTTGGTGATGCCCGACCACCCAACGTTTTGCAGCACCAAAAAGCATACGCACGGCATGGTTCCGCTGGCGATGGCTGGATCCGGCATCGATGCCGATTCCCAGGAGACTTACGACGAAGTCGCTGCCGAAGCTGCCGGGAAACGTTTTGATCAAGGCTGGGACTTGATGGACGAATTCATCGTGCCATCCAAAGTGACCTCCTAA
- a CDS encoding multiheme c-type cytochrome codes for MLKSPLTISIAVIVVACLAYAIYSATSQNDDVDLDALMRRESQRQSRQELASLDESLSAEEIAQLAIEGRGQKLPKTLVAWPMSDSNSWFVGREKYKVGVEIPFEPGHLPNPAPNLEPEHANPGFLGAEACRSCHESIYDSFVETAHFRTSRSATPDNIAGSFSDDANKLKTHSPDVSFEMFRREDKSFQRVHFFDWMFEVPIDITVGSNLLGESYLYWHGDKLYQLHASYLTAPNEWANSPGFVDGDASFARDIHTACLECHATYVDARQDDSHFTPSTLILGVSCERCHGPGKSHVLFHQENPESNEAHAITVPSDLSRQQQMQVCGQCHTGVKQLKDPHGFQFRPGDQLDDHYVANSSGASANGVHTSNQLERLSESRCFQETTMACVDCHNPHRNDRGQLELFSQKCLKCHESSHCGMAEEVGDSITSNCIDCHMPRRATKNMSIETASGDVFPPLRDHHIRIDLQSSHSFLRSLKSQASE; via the coding sequence ATGCTGAAATCGCCTCTTACAATTTCTATCGCTGTCATCGTGGTCGCCTGTTTGGCATATGCGATTTATAGCGCGACCAGCCAAAACGACGATGTCGATCTTGATGCGCTAATGCGTCGAGAATCACAACGTCAGAGCCGTCAGGAATTGGCGTCGTTGGATGAAAGCCTTAGTGCCGAAGAAATCGCACAGCTTGCGATCGAAGGACGGGGACAGAAACTGCCCAAGACGCTAGTCGCGTGGCCGATGTCGGATTCCAACTCGTGGTTCGTCGGTCGCGAGAAATACAAGGTCGGTGTCGAAATCCCTTTCGAACCTGGACACTTGCCCAATCCAGCCCCGAATCTTGAACCGGAGCACGCTAACCCAGGATTCCTGGGCGCCGAAGCATGTCGATCCTGTCACGAATCAATTTACGATTCGTTTGTCGAAACGGCGCATTTTCGAACCTCACGATCGGCGACACCGGACAACATCGCGGGTTCATTTAGCGACGATGCAAACAAGTTAAAAACACACAGCCCGGATGTCTCTTTTGAGATGTTTCGACGGGAGGACAAGAGTTTCCAACGTGTCCATTTTTTTGACTGGATGTTTGAAGTCCCCATCGACATCACCGTCGGTTCAAACCTTCTTGGCGAATCATATCTCTACTGGCACGGCGACAAGCTCTATCAGCTACACGCCTCCTATCTGACCGCACCCAATGAATGGGCCAATAGTCCCGGATTCGTCGACGGTGACGCCAGTTTCGCCCGAGACATCCACACGGCCTGCTTGGAATGCCACGCAACCTACGTTGACGCCCGGCAAGATGACTCGCATTTCACACCAAGCACCTTGATCCTTGGTGTTTCCTGTGAACGCTGCCATGGGCCTGGCAAATCGCATGTGCTGTTTCACCAAGAGAATCCCGAATCCAACGAAGCACATGCGATCACGGTTCCGTCGGATCTTTCACGCCAGCAACAAATGCAAGTTTGTGGTCAATGCCATACAGGTGTCAAACAGTTGAAAGATCCTCACGGATTTCAGTTCCGACCGGGGGACCAACTCGACGATCACTACGTCGCCAATAGCAGTGGCGCCAGTGCCAACGGCGTTCACACCAGCAACCAACTTGAACGGCTTTCCGAAAGCCGTTGCTTTCAAGAAACAACGATGGCATGTGTGGATTGCCATAACCCACATCGCAATGATCGAGGCCAACTGGAACTGTTTTCACAGAAGTGCCTAAAATGCCATGAAAGCTCGCACTGCGGAATGGCTGAAGAAGTCGGCGATTCAATCACATCGAACTGCATCGATTGCCATATGCCTCGAAGGGCGACCAAGAACATGTCGATCGAAACGGCTAGTGGAGACGTCTTTCCTCCGCTCCGTGATCACCATATTCGGATCGACCTTCAATCGAGCCATTCTTTTTTGCGTTCTCTTAAGTCGCAGGCAAGCGAATGA